A single Tachypleus tridentatus isolate NWPU-2018 chromosome 9, ASM421037v1, whole genome shotgun sequence DNA region contains:
- the LOC143224671 gene encoding uncharacterized protein LOC143224671, producing the protein MKTQEIRMTQLEPPQEEEEAEEQEEEEVEEKDQSEHEEQEEEKAEKNEDEQKHESEEEEEEEKQKENEESEEENDVKSKASSSSSESDKSSSESEAEEEEAKKRRDEEEIFGSASDSD; encoded by the exons ATGAAGACTCAG GAGATAAGGATGACACAGCTGGAACCTCCACAAGAAGAAGAGGAAGCTGAAGAGCAAGAGGAAGAAGAAG ttgaagAGAAAGACCAGAGTGAACATGAAGAGCAGGAAGAAGAGAAAGCTGAGAAAAATGAGGATGAACAAAAACATGAAagtgaagaggaggaagaagaaGAGAAACAAAAGGAGAATGAAGAAAGTGAAGAAGAGAATGATGTTAAATCTAAGGCCAGTAGCAGCAGTAGTGAAAGTGACAAGTCTTCTAGTGAAAGTGAAGCTGAAGAAGAAGAAGCCAAGAAACGTCGTGATGAAGAAGAGATCTTTGGAAGTGCTAGTGATAGTGACTGA